In Streptomyces canus, one DNA window encodes the following:
- a CDS encoding FAD binding domain-containing protein: protein MTTHTPQAAQAVTLPTTLDEAVAALTAMPAAVPVAGGTDLMAAVNSGQLRPAALVGLGRISEIRGWQYQDGHALLGAGLTHARMGRPDFAALIPALAAAARAAGPPQIRNAGTLGGNIASAAPTGDALPVLAALEATLIIAGPDGARREMPVSHLLAGMEMLRAGELIGYVRVPLLHAPQVFLKVTGRTGPGRAMASVALVLDPARRGVRCAVGAIAPMPLRPLDAEQWVARLIDWDNNRAIVPEALEAFGEYVSAACIPDPAPAADGSVPQHPPAVLHLRRTVAALARRALGRALS from the coding sequence TTGACCACGCACACACCGCAGGCGGCGCAGGCCGTCACGCTGCCCACGACGCTGGACGAGGCCGTGGCGGCCCTCACCGCCATGCCCGCCGCCGTGCCCGTCGCCGGCGGCACCGACCTGATGGCCGCCGTCAACTCCGGACAGCTCAGGCCGGCCGCTCTCGTCGGCCTCGGCCGCATCAGCGAGATCCGCGGCTGGCAGTACCAGGACGGCCACGCGCTCCTCGGCGCCGGACTCACGCACGCGCGCATGGGCCGCCCCGACTTCGCCGCCCTCATCCCCGCGCTCGCGGCCGCCGCCCGCGCCGCCGGTCCGCCGCAGATCCGCAACGCGGGCACCCTGGGCGGCAACATCGCCTCGGCGGCTCCGACCGGCGACGCGCTGCCCGTCCTCGCCGCCCTCGAAGCCACGTTGATCATCGCGGGCCCGGACGGAGCCCGTCGGGAGATGCCGGTCTCGCACCTGCTGGCCGGCATGGAGATGCTGCGCGCGGGCGAGCTCATCGGCTACGTGCGCGTGCCGCTGCTGCACGCCCCGCAGGTCTTCCTCAAGGTCACCGGCCGCACCGGCCCGGGCCGCGCGATGGCCTCCGTCGCGCTGGTCCTCGACCCGGCCCGGCGCGGGGTCAGGTGCGCCGTCGGTGCCATAGCGCCGATGCCGCTGCGGCCCCTGGACGCCGAGCAGTGGGTCGCCCGGCTCATCGACTGGGACAACAACCGCGCGATCGTCCCGGAGGCCCTGGAGGCCTTCGGCGAGTACGTGTCCGCGGCCTGCATCCCCGACCCGGCACCGGCCGCGGACGGCTCCGTGCCGCAGCATCCGCCCGCAGTACTGCACCTGCGGCGCACTGTCGCCGCGCTGGCCCGACGAGCACTGGGGAGGGCACTTTCGTGA
- a CDS encoding beta-N-acetylhexosaminidase, with translation MTSLIPAPSSVGAPGGRPFVLDEDTEIEAGRGAAGVARWLRTTVGAATGLPLEPYASGTSRILLRIAPSLADELGSPEAYRLTVDEHTVVIDGAGREGLFYGAQTFRQLLGPAAFRRAPVTSGRAWEVPPVTIGDAPRFRWRGLMLDVARHFMPKDGVLRYLDLMAAHKLNVFHFHLTDDQGWRIEIKRYPRLTEVGSWRARTKFGHGASPLWEEKPHGGFYTQDDIREIVAYAAERHITVVPEIDVPGHSQAAITAYPELGNTDVIDTTSLTVWDSWGISLNVLAPTDNTLRFYEGVFEELLELFPSEFIHIGGDECAKEQWRESPLVQARIEELALEDEDALQSWFIGHFDKWLSARGRRLIGWDEILEGGLAEGAAVSSWRGYAAGIAAARAGHDVVMCPEQQVYLDYRQDAGADEPVPIAYVRTLEDVYRFEPVPPELTPEEAAHVLGAQANVWTEVMEDQGRVDYQTFPRLAAFAEVAWSPLPAPAERDFADFERRMAAHYELLDALGVGYRPPTGPLPWQKRPGVLGRPIEGAPPNR, from the coding sequence GTGACTTCACTGATTCCGGCGCCGTCGAGCGTCGGCGCCCCCGGCGGGCGGCCGTTCGTCCTCGACGAGGACACCGAGATCGAGGCCGGCCGGGGCGCCGCAGGCGTGGCCCGCTGGCTGCGCACCACGGTCGGCGCGGCGACGGGCCTGCCGCTGGAGCCGTACGCCTCCGGCACAAGCCGCATCCTGCTGCGGATCGCGCCGTCCCTCGCCGACGAACTCGGCAGCCCCGAGGCGTACCGCCTCACCGTGGACGAGCACACCGTCGTCATCGACGGGGCCGGCCGGGAGGGCTTGTTCTACGGCGCCCAGACCTTCCGTCAGCTGCTCGGCCCCGCCGCCTTCCGTCGCGCCCCCGTCACCTCCGGGCGCGCCTGGGAGGTCCCCCCGGTCACCATCGGCGACGCCCCCCGATTCCGCTGGCGCGGCCTCATGCTCGACGTGGCCCGGCACTTCATGCCCAAGGACGGGGTCCTGCGCTACCTCGACCTGATGGCCGCGCACAAACTCAACGTCTTCCACTTCCACTTGACGGACGACCAGGGCTGGCGGATCGAGATCAAGAGGTACCCCCGGCTCACCGAGGTGGGCTCATGGCGGGCGCGTACCAAATTCGGCCACGGGGCCTCACCGCTGTGGGAGGAGAAGCCGCACGGTGGCTTCTACACCCAGGACGACATCCGGGAGATCGTCGCCTACGCCGCCGAACGGCATATCACCGTCGTCCCCGAAATCGACGTACCCGGACACTCGCAGGCCGCCATCACCGCGTACCCGGAACTCGGCAACACCGACGTCATCGACACGACCTCCCTCACGGTCTGGGACAGCTGGGGCATCTCTCTGAACGTACTCGCCCCCACTGACAACACCCTGCGCTTCTACGAGGGCGTGTTCGAGGAACTGCTGGAGCTGTTCCCCTCCGAGTTCATTCACATCGGCGGCGACGAATGCGCCAAGGAGCAGTGGCGGGAGTCGCCCCTCGTCCAGGCCCGTATCGAAGAACTCGCCCTCGAGGACGAGGACGCGTTGCAGTCCTGGTTCATCGGACACTTCGACAAGTGGCTCTCCGCGCGCGGGCGCAGGCTCATCGGCTGGGACGAGATCCTGGAGGGCGGGCTGGCCGAAGGCGCGGCGGTCTCGTCCTGGCGCGGCTACGCGGCCGGCATCGCGGCCGCCCGCGCGGGCCACGACGTCGTCATGTGCCCCGAGCAGCAGGTGTACCTGGACTACCGGCAGGACGCGGGCGCGGACGAGCCGGTCCCCATCGCCTACGTCCGCACCCTGGAGGACGTCTATCGGTTCGAGCCCGTTCCACCGGAGTTGACGCCCGAGGAGGCCGCGCACGTCCTCGGCGCGCAGGCCAACGTGTGGACCGAGGTGATGGAGGACCAGGGGCGCGTCGACTACCAGACCTTCCCCCGGCTGGCGGCCTTCGCCGAAGTGGCCTGGAGTCCTCTGCCCGCCCCCGCGGAGCGGGACTTCGCCGACTTCGAACGGCGGATGGCAGCCCACTACGAGCTGCTCGACGCCCTGGGGGTCGGCTACCGGCCGCCCACGGGGCCGCTGCCGTGGCAGAAGCGGCCCGGTGTGCTCGGCCGGCCGATCGAGGGAGCGCCTCCGAACAGGTAA